A single region of the Halorubrum depositum genome encodes:
- a CDS encoding Cdc6/Cdc18 family protein: MITDARVLQPEFIPREVTHRDAEVNTLSSVLQPILDGNSTDPAFLHGPSGVGKTCIAQFTVERLRENVVDLNHQYVNCWEDYSRFKTLYTLLEGINKTIDIHRQSTPRDQLLDRLRDYDGPPYVVILDEVDQLEDKSLLYDLYRIRGLTMILIANNEQGVFADVDDRINSRLANATRIHFRQYHHDELVAILQDRVRWGLNPDVIDKKKLESIANNAAGDARVAIGILRQAARTANAQQMNEIPDDVIRKVTPEAKSEIKQKTVDRLTTHQEVLYETITEYGEIPPNELYEEYCNRVGDPKTQRMVRNYLSKLEHYNLIEAEGNTRGRTYRTVE, encoded by the coding sequence ATGATCACGGACGCTCGGGTACTCCAACCGGAGTTCATCCCACGGGAGGTGACGCACCGAGACGCCGAAGTCAACACGCTCTCAAGCGTCCTACAGCCCATTCTTGATGGAAACTCTACTGACCCCGCATTCCTCCACGGCCCATCCGGCGTCGGGAAAACCTGCATCGCACAGTTCACCGTTGAACGACTCCGCGAGAACGTCGTTGACCTCAACCACCAGTACGTCAACTGCTGGGAGGACTACAGCCGCTTCAAAACGCTCTACACTCTCCTAGAGGGCATCAACAAAACAATCGATATTCACCGACAGTCAACCCCGCGAGACCAGCTCCTCGACCGTCTCCGCGACTACGACGGCCCACCCTACGTCGTCATCCTCGATGAAGTAGACCAGCTAGAAGACAAGAGTCTCCTGTACGATCTGTACCGGATTCGCGGCCTCACAATGATCCTCATCGCAAACAATGAACAGGGAGTCTTCGCAGATGTTGATGACCGGATCAATAGTCGTCTCGCCAACGCCACTCGCATCCATTTCAGACAATACCACCACGATGAATTGGTTGCTATCCTCCAAGATCGTGTCCGATGGGGGCTTAATCCCGATGTTATCGACAAAAAGAAACTCGAATCGATTGCGAATAACGCGGCTGGTGATGCTCGCGTAGCAATTGGAATCCTTCGGCAAGCTGCTCGCACTGCTAACGCTCAACAGATGAATGAAATCCCCGATGACGTTATTCGGAAAGTGACTCCGGAAGCGAAATCGGAAATCAAGCAGAAAACCGTTGATCGTCTCACTACCCACCAGGAAGTCCTATACGAGACCATCACCGAGTACGGCGAAATCCCACCGAATGAATTGTACGAGGAGTATTGTAATCGCGTGGGTGATCCGAAGACGCAACGCATGGTCCGGAACTACTTATCGAAGCTTGAGCACTACAATCTAATCGAGGCAGAAGGCAACACACGGGGACGAACCTACCGCACAGTCGAGTAA